From a single Acidobacteriota bacterium genomic region:
- a CDS encoding SpoIIE family protein phosphatase, whose protein sequence is MAKSGGRVLFIDDDEGILFAAEILLKRQVERIRTESLPERIPQILDEETFDAIFLDMNFTGGTTSGKEGFQWLKTILEINPDAVVILMTAFGDVEMAVRAIKEGATDFILKPWQNEKLIASVESAVARGRPRRERKRRNEKGGEADRDFEQELSYAAAVQRRLLPQKFPHLETLESAAVCFPASGVGGDYYDFIGLDNERLGIALGDVSGKGVSAALLMASLQGCLQSYAPQHVDSLDAMMADVNRLITTSTDSSRFVTFFYGLYDDYRRQLTYVNAGHLPPMVLRRGYNPELEEKGLERLQAGGTVLGVFANAAYQKGVCQLFPGDMVVFFTDGITEAMNSSEDEFGEERLRQVLRRNFDKPLQEVIDSVIEAVHEFSGTEHQRDDLTLILTRVL, encoded by the coding sequence ATGGCCAAATCCGGCGGCAGAGTTCTGTTCATTGACGATGACGAGGGCATCCTCTTCGCGGCCGAAATCCTGCTCAAACGGCAAGTCGAGCGTATCCGCACGGAAAGCCTCCCCGAGCGTATTCCGCAGATTCTGGACGAAGAGACCTTCGACGCCATTTTCCTGGACATGAACTTCACGGGCGGCACCACGAGCGGCAAGGAAGGATTCCAGTGGCTCAAGACCATCCTGGAAATCAACCCTGATGCGGTGGTGATTCTGATGACCGCCTTCGGCGACGTCGAAATGGCGGTCCGGGCCATCAAGGAGGGCGCCACCGACTTCATTCTCAAGCCCTGGCAGAACGAGAAGCTGATCGCCTCGGTTGAGAGCGCGGTGGCCCGGGGACGTCCCCGGCGCGAACGCAAGCGGCGCAACGAGAAAGGAGGCGAAGCCGACCGGGACTTCGAGCAGGAGCTGAGTTACGCCGCAGCCGTGCAGCGGCGCCTGCTGCCCCAAAAGTTTCCCCATCTGGAAACTTTGGAAAGCGCCGCGGTGTGCTTTCCGGCCAGCGGCGTGGGGGGCGACTACTACGACTTCATCGGACTCGACAACGAACGCCTGGGCATCGCCCTGGGGGACGTCTCCGGCAAGGGCGTCTCGGCGGCCTTGCTGATGGCTTCGTTGCAGGGGTGCCTGCAGAGCTACGCTCCCCAGCACGTCGATTCGCTGGACGCCATGATGGCTGACGTCAACCGGCTGATCACCACCTCGACCGACTCCAGCCGCTTCGTCACCTTCTTCTACGGACTCTACGACGACTACCGCCGTCAGTTGACCTACGTCAACGCCGGGCACCTTCCTCCCATGGTCCTGCGCCGCGGCTACAATCCCGAACTCGAGGAGAAAGGGCTGGAGCGGCTTCAGGCGGGAGGCACCGTGCTGGGGGTCTTCGCCAACGCGGCCTATCAGAAAGGCGTGTGCCAGCTCTTTCCGGGGGACATGGTAGTGTTTTTCACCGACGGAATCACCGAGGCCATGAACAGCAGCGAGGACGAATTCGGGGAGGAGCGTCTGCGCCAGGTGCTGCGCCGCAACTTCGACAAGCCGCTGCAGGAGGTCATCGACAGCGTCATCGAAGCGGTCCACGAGTTCTCGGGCACCGAGCATCAACGCGACGACCTCACCCTGATTCTCACCCGGGTGCTTTGA